The genome window TTATCTGCTCAACTCCTTTAAGCGAACGCAGATAAGATTTCAGCTTCTTGCTTACAATATGTCCACCTATATAAACCACCAGGTCAGGACGGAATCTTTCATCGTCCTTTATTTCATCCAGCAAATTCTCGAAAGCGCCATACAGGGTGGTTTTATTCCAATCTTCTCCCAGTTCTTCCTGAACCTTATATAGATAAGGTGGCATTGCCAGAGATTCCCATAATATAGGCATCCGGTCAATATAAGCCAACAAGTCTACATATTTTTCGGTATTGTCCAACTGTCCTATTACCAACAATGGACGTTTGGCTTTTAACACACATTCAAAAGGGGTCCCATCAAATGTGTCAATATTTGCCCTGCAGTAAGCAACCTCTATCTTGCGCTCAACGGGCAAAGCTTCTTTCGTAAACGAATAGAAAGGCTCAGAGATAGGTACATTGATGTGTACAGGACCCTTTACCCGCCCCATGCTTTCCAACAGCGCTTCGTTGACCAGCCGGTTGCAATACCAATGCATCTCTTCCTGCTGCTCACCTGCGAACACTTCTGGCAGAGATACTGCTTTTCTTACCATCTGCCCCAAAGCATCAGGCTGAGGAAGCGTCTGACCATCCAGCTGGTTGATCCACTGTGCCGGTCTGTCGGCAGAAATCACTATGAGTGGGATTTGCTGATAATAAGCCTCAGCTACTGCCGGATAAAGATTGAGCAATGCAGAACCCGAAGTCACACAAACTACGACAGGCTGATAACCTTCAGCCATAGAAAGTCCAAGAGCTTGGAAGCCGGCGCTACGTTCGTCGGTTACAGGATAGCAAGTGATGTTTTCACACTCGTTGAGATTGTGAACTATGGCTGCATTTCTGCTGCCCGGACACACCACTGCATGGCGAACACCATGCGCTACCAGTAAACTTGTCAAAATATTGACGTTTTCTTTATTGCTATACATTTCACCTTATTTTTTAGGTTGTTTTTATGTTTTCAGATTCTTGAAGAGCCTTTGTCTTTTAGCATTATAAAATCAGAATGAATCCCTATCATTTCTCTGCAAGACCTTTACAGGACCGACAGGATGGTCTGCATCTTAGCTTCAGTTTCCTTCCACTCCTTCTCCATCTCGCTTTCCTTCAGCAATCCGCCTCCGGCATAGAGTTCGCAGGAGCCGTCATCCAGGATGTTCATGCAGCGCAGGGAAACATAGAGATGCGTCTTACCTTTCGGCGAAATCGGTCCCACAAAACCACTATAGTATTTGCGCGACTGATGTTCATGCTGCAGGATAAACCGGCGAGCTTCATCCTTCGGTATTCCACAGACGGCAGGCGTAGGATATAAGGCATCGAGCACATCGCCCAAACGCCCCGTATCATGCAGACGGAAAGCGATGTCGGTACGGAGATGATAGAGATTGGCAGCCATCGTGGTATAAGGTCCCTTCTTCTGATATTCATCCGAAAAGACCTTGATGCAATCCTCGATATAATCGGTTACATACTGCTGTTCCTCTCTGTTTTTCTCCGACCATTCTATCCCTTCTACCGGATAATCGGCTACGGTCTTGGAAGGTTCAGCCTTTTGGGTGCCTGCCAGCGACATGGTTGCCATCTGATTCTGTTCACCTTTGAGCAGAATTTCAGGTGTAGCCATCAGCCATATACCCGATTGGGGTGTATAAACCAAGGCTACAAAAAGACGGGGATACATCCGGCAGGTCTTCAGAAACAGAGCCTTTAAAGAGTCTGCATCCTGCACAACTGAAGTATTGACAGTATTCTGCACAGCTGAAGTCTTGCCGACATCTTGCACTGCTGAAGTCTGGACTGATTCTAAAGGCTGCCGATGACTCTGAATACGCAGTTTTCTTGCCAGAACAATCTTGCTGAATTTACCTTCAGAGAGCTGCCGGTGAAAGCATTCAAACTCCCTTGCATAGGCTTCAAAATTACGTCCCGACGTAAATTCTGCTGCGTCACGACGTAAATTCTGCTGCGTCACGACGTAGGAAGTGCCGCATCGCGATGCATTTTCAGCCCCCTCGGCAGAGAGAAGTTTGCTTTCATCCGGATGCATTAACACCACGGGACATTCGCTGGATGGTGCGAAAGGAGCTATCACGAAACCTTCCTTGCCATTCAGTTCTGCCACAGAAGAGAGTACCTCAGGTTCTCCCTCATGCTGAGCCACATAGGTAGCATGGTGCAGATAAGGCAGACGATAATACGCAAAAGCTATCATACCTTAGTTTCTGCCCCCTTTTTCTGATTGTCTTTCTTTGGAGTGAACACATAGTTGGTTACCTGTACGGTACAGATTACCTCACCAGCCGTATTCTTGATATCCACCTGCCAGGTATGCAAGGTTCTGCCCTTGTGCACAATCTTGGCAAAGGCAGTAACCGTATCGCCCTCGCTGACCGCCTGAACGTGAGTACCGTTCACGTTGATACCCACGGCAATCTGTCCCGGACAGAGCGCCAGGGAACCGATACCCGCCACATTCTCGGCAAGAGCCAGAGAAGCACCTCCACTCAAGAAGCCGAAAGGTTGGCGATTACGCTCATCTACCATCATCGTTGCCTGAAGCGTATCAGGCTCAGGGGTAGAAATGAAATGCATTCCAAGGGTCTTGGATAATCCATCAGTCTTGCTGATTCTTTTTACTAATTCATCTATGTTCATCTTATTATCTCCTATTTTTCGTATTTTGTTATTGATTCAGAGCTATTCGTTTTCTCTTCGCTCCAAAGTATGTTTCTGATAAACTCAACGCAAAGGTAAGACTTTCTTTAGAGAAAACAAAATTTATCGCACTTTTTATTTGATGAAGGGCAAACTTTACATACCTTTTCCTTTCTTTAATAATAAAAAACATAAAAAACGGCATATAGTTCAGATTTATTTTGTATTTTTGCACCAAAAATAAGAAAATAAAAGATATATCTGAATAGAATATGAACATTTTAGAGCTAAGCGAACAGGAAATCGTTCGCAGACAGAGTCTTCAGACATTGCGCGAGATGGGCATCGACCCATATCCAGCAGCAGAGTTTCCAACCAATGCATTCAGCACAGATATCAAAGCTGAATTCAAGGACGAGGACGAGCCACGCCAGGTAGTTATCGCCGGACGTATGATGGGTCGCCGCGTAATGGGTAAAGCTAGCTTCGCTGAGTTGCAGGACTCAAAGGGAAGAATCCAGGTCTATATCGCCCGCGACGAGATTTGTCCAGACGAGAACAAGGACCTTTATAATACTGTATTCAAGAAACTCCTCGATATCGGTGACTTCATCGGTGTAAAGGGTTTCGTATTCCGCACACAGACTGGCGAGATTTCTGTTCACGCCAAGGAACTGTGCCTGCTCTCTAAGAGCTTGAAGCCACTCCCTATCGTGAAGTACAAGGATGGCGTGGCTTACGACAAGTTCGACGATCCTGAGTTGCGTTACCGCCAGCGCTACGTTGACCTCATCGTTAATGATGGTGTAAAGGATACTTTCCTGCAGCGTGCTACCGTACTCCGCACACTCCGCAGCGTACTCGACAACGCAGGTTATACTGAGGTAGAGACTCCTACCCTTCAGAGCATTGCCGGTGGTGCTTCTGCCCGCCCATTCATCACCCACTTCAATGCGCTCGACCAGGATATGTACATGCGTATCGCTACCGAGCTCTACCTGAAGCGCCTCATCGTAGGTGGTTTCGAGGGTGTTTATGAAATCGGCAAGAACTTCCGCAACGAGGGTATGGACCGTAACCACAACCCTGAGTTCACCTGTATGGAGCTTTATGTTCAGTACAAGGACTACAACTGGATGATGGCTTTCACAGAGAAGTTGCTCGAAACGATCTGTATCGCCGTAAACGGCAAGCCAGAGCGCGAGATTGATGGCAACATCATCAGCTTCAAGGCTCCATATCGCCGTCTGCCTATCCTCGATGCCATCAAGGAAAAGACCGGTTTCGACTGCGACGGCAAGACCGAGGAAGAGATCCGCGCATTCTGCAAGGAGAAGGGCATGGACGTAGATGAGACCATGGGTAAGGGTAAGTTGATTGACGAACTCTTCGGCGAGTTCTGCGAGGGAACCTTCCTCCAGCCAACCTTCATCACCGACTATCCTGTAGAGATGTCTCCATTGACCAAGATGCACCGTTCTAAGCCAGGCTTGACCGAGCGTTTCGAGTTGATGGTAAACGGTAAGGAGCTTGCCAATGCATACTCTGAGCTCAACGACCCAATTGACCAGGAAGAGCGTTTCATCGACCAGATGAAGCTTGCTGACAAGGGTGATGACGAGGCGATGATCATCGATCAGGACTTCCTCCGTGCCCTCCAGTATGGTATGCCTCCAACATCAGGTATCGGTATCGGTATCGACCGCCTGGTAATGCTGATGACCGGCAAGACCTTCATCCAGGAGGTATTGTTCTTCCCACAGATGAAGCCAGAGAAGAAGATGCCACAGAGCACCATCAAGGAATGGGAAGAGATTGGCGTGCCAGAGGATTGGGCATACGTGCTCCGCAAGGCAGGCTTCAACCTCATCTCTGATATCCGTGAAGAAAAAGCACAAGGCTTGCAGCAGAAGATTGGAGAAATCAACAAGAAGTACAAGCTCGGCTACGAGAAGCCTTCTGTTGACGACATCCAGGGCTGGATTAATGCAGCAAATGCTTAATTGATAATGCATAATTAATAATGTATAATTAATAAAGAGTTCCGGCTTTTTATTGGTTATACATTATATCTACAAACAAAGGCGAAAGCCTCATTATACATTATTAATTATTAATTATTAATTATAAATTCATTCGAAGTGTTCAACTGCGGTAAAATAGCGATAATTGGCGGCGGTAGCTGGGCTACGGCAATAGCCAAGATTGTGGTGGGTCATACTCATCATATAGGCTGGTATATGCGTCGCGATGACCGCATCGAGGACTTCAAGCGCATGGGGCACAACCCTGCCTATCTGATGTCAGCACGATTCAATGTAGATGAGATTTTCTTCTCTTCCGACATCAACAAGATAGTGCAGAACTACGATACACTCGTGTTCGTCACCCCGTCGCCTTATCTGAAGAATCATCTCAAGAAGCTCAAGACGCGAATCAGCGATAAGTTCATCATCACAGCCATCAAAGGTATTGTGCCTGATGAAAACCTCGTTTGCTCAGAGTATTTCCATCAGGTTTACGATGTGCCTTACGAGAACCTCGCCTGCATCGGAGGTCCTTCTCATGCCGAGGAGGTGGCACTGGAGCGACTGAG of Segatella copri contains these proteins:
- a CDS encoding chorismate-binding protein is translated as MIAFAYYRLPYLHHATYVAQHEGEPEVLSSVAELNGKEGFVIAPFAPSSECPVVLMHPDESKLLSAEGAENASRCGTSYVVTQQNLRRDAAEFTSGRNFEAYAREFECFHRQLSEGKFSKIVLARKLRIQSHRQPLESVQTSAVQDVGKTSAVQNTVNTSVVQDADSLKALFLKTCRMYPRLFVALVYTPQSGIWLMATPEILLKGEQNQMATMSLAGTQKAEPSKTVADYPVEGIEWSEKNREEQQYVTDYIEDCIKVFSDEYQKKGPYTTMAANLYHLRTDIAFRLHDTGRLGDVLDALYPTPAVCGIPKDEARRFILQHEHQSRKYYSGFVGPISPKGKTHLYVSLRCMNILDDGSCELYAGGGLLKESEMEKEWKETEAKMQTILSVL
- the lysS gene encoding lysine--tRNA ligase; protein product: MNILELSEQEIVRRQSLQTLREMGIDPYPAAEFPTNAFSTDIKAEFKDEDEPRQVVIAGRMMGRRVMGKASFAELQDSKGRIQVYIARDEICPDENKDLYNTVFKKLLDIGDFIGVKGFVFRTQTGEISVHAKELCLLSKSLKPLPIVKYKDGVAYDKFDDPELRYRQRYVDLIVNDGVKDTFLQRATVLRTLRSVLDNAGYTEVETPTLQSIAGGASARPFITHFNALDQDMYMRIATELYLKRLIVGGFEGVYEIGKNFRNEGMDRNHNPEFTCMELYVQYKDYNWMMAFTEKLLETICIAVNGKPEREIDGNIISFKAPYRRLPILDAIKEKTGFDCDGKTEEEIRAFCKEKGMDVDETMGKGKLIDELFGEFCEGTFLQPTFITDYPVEMSPLTKMHRSKPGLTERFELMVNGKELANAYSELNDPIDQEERFIDQMKLADKGDDEAMIIDQDFLRALQYGMPPTSGIGIGIDRLVMLMTGKTFIQEVLFFPQMKPEKKMPQSTIKEWEEIGVPEDWAYVLRKAGFNLISDIREEKAQGLQQKIGEINKKYKLGYEKPSVDDIQGWINAANA
- the menD gene encoding 2-succinyl-5-enolpyruvyl-6-hydroxy-3-cyclohexene-1-carboxylic-acid synthase; the protein is MYSNKENVNILTSLLVAHGVRHAVVCPGSRNAAIVHNLNECENITCYPVTDERSAGFQALGLSMAEGYQPVVVCVTSGSALLNLYPAVAEAYYQQIPLIVISADRPAQWINQLDGQTLPQPDALGQMVRKAVSLPEVFAGEQQEEMHWYCNRLVNEALLESMGRVKGPVHINVPISEPFYSFTKEALPVERKIEVAYCRANIDTFDGTPFECVLKAKRPLLVIGQLDNTEKYVDLLAYIDRMPILWESLAMPPYLYKVQEELGEDWNKTTLYGAFENLLDEIKDDERFRPDLVVYIGGHIVSKKLKSYLRSLKGVEQIRISQEADIEDTFMHLTKVMDLPNSDAMSWLGNFGWHNHWEDYRKLWMDALAKSYERKENFKPEFSSLATVKEFFSQLQKVEPQDFKAFTLGDKDAQDDGIYDREFDTFLPGLMSSVISGNSSAIRLMNQYADRHVYCNRGVNGIEGSLSTAVGFSMCKNKSDKHVYCVLGDLSFFYDQNALWNRNLNGKLRIIVLNNGGGAIFGKFQGLKESQAREEIIMAKHHATAEGICSQNEVKYLAAHTMEEMEQGISQLIHAESERPMLLEVFTDMDVDNEMLEAVQKC
- a CDS encoding PaaI family thioesterase, which gives rise to MNIDELVKRISKTDGLSKTLGMHFISTPEPDTLQATMMVDERNRQPFGFLSGGASLALAENVAGIGSLALCPGQIAVGINVNGTHVQAVSEGDTVTAFAKIVHKGRTLHTWQVDIKNTAGEVICTVQVTNYVFTPKKDNQKKGAETKV